In Micromonospora sp. WMMA1363, a genomic segment contains:
- a CDS encoding mandelate racemase/muconate lactonizing enzyme family protein, with translation MKITNIRLDRLRLDLDPPFAAAWDPTPRRHFDATVVRVETDEGIVGVGSGDTMDGFAAHRDLFIGHDPRNIARHVRAIETINFHGGRCWPLEVALWDIIGQATGQPVATLFGNAQQRIRAYASSGELKPPAARVESALALREQGFRAMKIRIDRDRLDEGVATVAATREAVGDDFDIMVDLNQSWRMAGDVDPALDLTAVRRVIAQLDQLGVYWVEEPLPYPDRAGFKTLRAGTTTRIAAGEMLDSVRDVVSYLEEDILDVYQMDVVLAVGMSRARTLAELAQFKHRTFTPHTWTNGIGLLANLHVAAGVGGSGYLEYPYDPPGWTPERRDFMLRQPVPINDGYVEVPQAPGIGAQLDEEAISRWRLQ, from the coding sequence ATGAAAATCACGAACATCCGGTTGGACCGACTGCGGCTGGACCTCGACCCACCCTTCGCCGCAGCCTGGGACCCCACACCACGTCGACACTTCGACGCCACCGTCGTACGCGTGGAGACCGACGAGGGGATCGTGGGCGTCGGCTCCGGCGACACGATGGACGGGTTCGCGGCCCACCGCGACCTGTTCATCGGCCACGACCCCCGGAACATCGCCCGGCACGTCCGCGCCATCGAGACCATCAATTTCCATGGGGGACGGTGCTGGCCCCTCGAGGTCGCACTCTGGGACATCATCGGACAGGCCACCGGCCAACCGGTCGCCACGCTGTTCGGCAACGCCCAGCAGCGCATCCGCGCCTACGCCTCCAGCGGTGAGCTCAAGCCACCCGCCGCGCGCGTCGAGTCCGCGCTGGCCCTACGCGAGCAGGGCTTCCGCGCCATGAAGATCCGCATCGATCGCGATCGCCTCGACGAGGGCGTTGCCACCGTCGCCGCCACCCGCGAGGCGGTCGGCGACGACTTCGACATCATGGTCGACCTCAACCAGTCCTGGCGTATGGCCGGCGACGTCGACCCCGCCCTGGACCTGACCGCCGTACGCCGTGTCATCGCTCAGCTCGACCAACTCGGCGTCTACTGGGTGGAAGAACCGCTGCCCTACCCGGACCGCGCTGGCTTCAAGACGCTGCGGGCCGGCACCACAACCCGCATCGCGGCCGGCGAGATGCTCGACTCCGTCCGCGACGTCGTCAGCTACCTCGAGGAGGACATCCTCGACGTCTACCAGATGGACGTGGTGCTCGCCGTCGGCATGTCCCGTGCCCGTACCCTGGCCGAACTCGCCCAGTTCAAACACCGCACCTTCACCCCACACACCTGGACCAACGGCATCGGGCTGCTTGCCAACCTGCACGTCGCGGCCGGCGTCGGCGGTAGCGGCTACCTCGAATACCCCTACGACCCACCGGGTTGGACGCCTGAGCGCCGGGACTTCATGTTGCGCCAGCCCGTGCCGATCAACGACGGATACGTCGAGGTGCCGCAGGCTCCTGGAATCGGCGCCCAGCTCGACGAGGAAGCAATCTCACGGTGGAGGCTGCAGTGA
- a CDS encoding aldehyde dehydrogenase: MTTNAPIDWVARAAQLRPQARLFIDGDYVDAASGETFATVTPRDGSVLAHVAAGSAPDIDRAVRAARRAFDDGVWPNTPPKQRKHILLRFAELVREHAEELALLESLDVGKPIGEALRVDAGKCAETIQWYAETLDKTYDEIAPTGPGALALVTREPLGVVGAVVPWNYPLMITSWKIAPALAMGNSVVLKPAEQSPLSALLLARLGSEAGLPDGVLNVVTGFGETAGAALGRHPDVDKIAFTGSTQVARTFLGYAAESNGKQVSVEAGGKSPQVVLSDVADLEAAASAIAWGIYYNAGQTCNAGSRLLVDESIKDALLDAVLKATATFTVGDPFDAGTTIGPIIDGTQLDRVLGYIEVGREEGAEVICGGRRTLVETGGTYVEPTILDRVGNDTRVAQEEIFGPVLTTTTFRGEDEGVRLANATRYGLAASVWTQDVTTAHRVARQLRAGTVWVNTFDASDIITPFGGFKDTGAGRDKSLHALDAYSALKTTWLDLG; this comes from the coding sequence GTGACGACGAACGCGCCGATCGACTGGGTCGCACGAGCCGCCCAGCTTCGCCCGCAGGCCCGGCTCTTCATCGACGGCGACTACGTCGACGCCGCCTCCGGGGAAACATTCGCCACCGTCACCCCTCGCGACGGCTCCGTCCTCGCCCACGTCGCCGCCGGCTCCGCACCCGACATCGACCGTGCGGTCCGCGCCGCCCGACGTGCGTTCGACGACGGAGTGTGGCCCAACACCCCACCCAAGCAGCGTAAGCACATCCTGCTGCGCTTCGCGGAACTCGTCCGCGAACACGCCGAGGAGCTCGCCCTGCTGGAGAGCCTCGACGTCGGCAAGCCTATCGGAGAGGCCCTGCGAGTCGACGCCGGCAAGTGCGCCGAGACGATCCAGTGGTACGCCGAGACGCTGGACAAGACCTACGACGAGATCGCCCCCACCGGCCCAGGTGCGCTCGCCCTGGTCACCCGTGAGCCACTCGGGGTGGTTGGCGCCGTCGTGCCCTGGAACTACCCGCTGATGATCACGTCCTGGAAGATCGCACCAGCGTTGGCGATGGGTAACTCCGTCGTCCTCAAGCCGGCCGAGCAGTCGCCGCTGTCCGCGTTGCTGCTCGCCCGTCTGGGCAGCGAGGCCGGCTTGCCCGACGGCGTACTCAACGTCGTGACCGGGTTCGGTGAGACGGCCGGCGCGGCGTTGGGACGGCACCCCGACGTCGACAAGATCGCGTTTACCGGATCCACGCAGGTGGCCCGGACGTTCCTCGGCTACGCCGCCGAGTCCAACGGCAAGCAGGTGTCCGTCGAGGCCGGCGGGAAGTCGCCGCAGGTCGTCCTTTCGGACGTAGCCGACCTCGAGGCAGCCGCGTCCGCGATCGCCTGGGGCATCTACTACAACGCGGGACAGACCTGTAACGCCGGATCCCGGCTGCTCGTCGACGAGTCGATCAAGGATGCACTGCTCGACGCCGTCCTGAAGGCCACCGCCACGTTCACCGTCGGCGACCCCTTCGACGCCGGCACGACCATCGGCCCGATCATCGATGGCACCCAACTCGACCGGGTCCTCGGCTACATCGAAGTCGGCCGCGAAGAAGGCGCCGAGGTGATCTGCGGCGGCCGGCGCACGCTGGTCGAGACCGGCGGCACCTACGTCGAACCGACGATCCTCGACCGGGTCGGCAACGACACGCGGGTCGCACAGGAAGAGATCTTCGGCCCGGTGCTGACCACGACCACGTTCCGCGGCGAGGACGAAGGTGTACGGCTCGCGAACGCCACCCGGTACGGACTCGCCGCCAGCGTGTGGACCCAAGACGTGACGACCGCCCACCGCGTCGCCCGGCAGCTCCGTGCCGGCACCGTGTGGGTGAACACCTTCGACGCCAGCGACATCATCACCCCGTTCGGCGGATTCAAGGACACCGGTGCCGGCCGCGACAAGAGTCTGCACGCGCTCGACGCCTACAGCGCCCTCAAGACCACGTGGCTCGACCTCGGCTAG
- a CDS encoding iron-containing alcohol dehydrogenase, whose protein sequence is MLSSTTFSITTPARVDFGDGAIHKLPDALATAGKTRAFVVTDPGVRAAGILDDVLAVLASAGVDTDVFDGVEANPSLATIDRAAEAARRIDDAAVVALGGGSSLDAAKCVALAFTNPVPAAALATLQQPNPGLPVVAVPTTAGTGAETNGFAVVEDHTNRRKVYLGHASVVPRAAILDPRLTIGLPPRATAATGVDALVHGVESLTSRSRNPVSEAYARQAVKLVYRWLPSAVADGGDIEARAQLILGAHLAGLALSISGLGLVHGLAHAVTAHTGAPHGIALASVLDRVLDFNLATSTTEYAAIALDLDISRSDDETTRACATVAALRAFTVAVGAHTRLRDLGVDNAMVPSLTRAALADPVTRNTPRMPTSTELTDLVNSAR, encoded by the coding sequence GTGCTGTCCTCGACCACCTTCTCGATCACCACGCCCGCGCGTGTCGACTTCGGCGACGGTGCGATCCACAAGCTTCCCGACGCCCTGGCCACCGCAGGTAAGACCAGAGCCTTCGTGGTGACCGACCCCGGCGTCCGGGCTGCGGGCATCCTCGACGACGTGCTGGCCGTCCTCGCCTCGGCGGGGGTCGACACCGACGTCTTCGACGGCGTCGAGGCCAACCCGTCGCTGGCGACGATCGACCGGGCTGCTGAAGCCGCCCGCCGAATCGACGACGCCGCCGTGGTGGCCCTCGGCGGCGGCTCCAGCCTGGACGCGGCCAAGTGCGTCGCACTGGCCTTCACCAACCCGGTTCCCGCCGCCGCGCTCGCCACCCTCCAACAACCCAACCCGGGGCTGCCGGTCGTCGCCGTTCCCACGACCGCCGGGACCGGCGCCGAGACCAACGGATTCGCCGTGGTCGAGGACCACACCAACCGACGCAAGGTCTACCTCGGACACGCGTCCGTCGTTCCCCGCGCGGCCATCCTCGACCCGCGCCTCACCATCGGCCTTCCGCCCCGGGCCACCGCCGCGACCGGTGTTGACGCCCTCGTGCACGGGGTGGAGTCGTTGACGTCACGCTCCCGTAACCCGGTCAGCGAGGCGTACGCCCGGCAGGCCGTCAAGCTGGTGTACCGCTGGCTGCCCAGCGCCGTCGCCGACGGCGGTGACATCGAGGCACGTGCGCAGCTCATTCTTGGTGCCCACCTCGCGGGCCTGGCGTTGAGCATCTCCGGGCTCGGACTCGTGCACGGACTCGCGCATGCCGTCACCGCGCACACCGGCGCTCCCCACGGGATAGCGCTGGCCTCGGTCCTCGATCGGGTGCTCGACTTCAACCTCGCCACCAGCACTACCGAGTACGCCGCGATCGCATTGGACCTCGACATCAGCCGCTCCGACGACGAGACCACGAGAGCCTGTGCCACCGTCGCCGCGTTACGTGCGTTCACCGTGGCGGTCGGGGCCCACACCCGACTGCGGGATCTTGGCGTCGACAACGCGATGGTGCCGTCGTTGACTCGCGCCGCACTGGCCGACCCGGTCACCCGCAACACCCCACGGATGCCCACCAGCACCGAGCTGACCGACCTTGTCAATTCGGCCCGGTGA
- a CDS encoding ABC transporter permease, producing the protein MTFLEYLQSRRELLLAQTLEHGTIVLMSVALATVIGVLIAVATYRSPGARATATGIAAALLTIPSFALLGLLITPLGLGYAPAMVALTMYAVLPILRNTVVGLAEIDPALTEAARGIGMGRLRSLATVEMPLAWPVILAGIRVSTQMTMGIAAIAAYVGGPGLGNQIFSGLSNLGGVNSLNQALVGTAGVVVLAVVVDLALALLGVLTRAGKGPTWFRLGRYRRPASPDTPVSAPAAVIPSPALGGRE; encoded by the coding sequence ATGACGTTCCTCGAGTACCTACAGAGTCGGCGCGAGTTGCTACTCGCTCAGACTCTCGAACACGGAACCATCGTACTGATGTCCGTCGCGTTGGCGACAGTCATCGGTGTTTTGATCGCCGTCGCCACCTACCGCAGCCCCGGCGCTCGGGCTACCGCGACGGGAATCGCCGCAGCGCTGCTCACAATCCCGTCCTTCGCGCTACTCGGGTTGCTGATCACCCCGCTGGGGCTGGGATACGCACCCGCCATGGTGGCACTGACCATGTACGCGGTGCTGCCGATCCTGCGTAACACCGTCGTGGGCCTGGCCGAGATCGACCCTGCCCTGACCGAGGCCGCCAGGGGGATCGGGATGGGCCGGCTCCGATCGCTGGCCACGGTCGAGATGCCCCTGGCGTGGCCGGTGATCCTGGCCGGAATCCGGGTGTCCACGCAGATGACGATGGGGATCGCCGCTATCGCCGCGTACGTCGGAGGCCCGGGACTGGGCAACCAGATCTTCTCCGGCCTGTCCAACCTCGGCGGCGTGAACTCGCTGAACCAGGCCTTGGTCGGTACCGCCGGAGTGGTGGTCCTCGCCGTCGTCGTCGATCTGGCTCTCGCGCTCTTGGGCGTGCTCACCCGGGCCGGGAAGGGCCCGACGTGGTTCCGCCTCGGCCGGTATCGGCGCCCGGCTTCGCCCGATACGCCCGTCAGCGCGCCGGCTGCAGTGATCCCTTCGCCCGCCCTCGGAGGCCGAGAATGA
- a CDS encoding ABC transporter ATP-binding protein: MTHDVMIDLQQVSKFYRGQKAAAVDNVSMTIRRGEIVVLVGPSGCGKTTTMKMINRLIEPSRGRIMLDGSDVTSLDGNELRRRIGYVIQQVGLFPHMSVATNVALVPRMLGWDRKRIETRVDELLHLVGLDPALFRNRLPRQLSGGQQQRVGVARALAADPPVMLMDEPFGATDPLTRDRLQNEFLRLQEQLRKTIVFVTHDFDEAIKMGTRIAVLGDRSRIRQFDTPERLLTSPADSTVAQFIGAGATLKQLNLRRVDTIRWDDVPLVRVDDSPTHALRRIDETQESAALTVDGENRPLCWVGPRDLGPHQDSLSGAGQPVTTVEPRATLRDALDAMLASSHGAAVVVDDQGRYAGAVTIDDLMLAIHRMRESARDSERPIPEIPHQGAAVSRPATPEKR, translated from the coding sequence ATGACCCACGACGTGATGATCGACCTGCAACAGGTCAGTAAGTTCTACCGCGGGCAGAAGGCCGCAGCGGTGGATAACGTGTCGATGACGATCCGCCGGGGTGAGATTGTCGTCCTGGTCGGCCCCTCCGGATGCGGCAAGACCACCACCATGAAGATGATCAATCGGTTGATCGAGCCCAGCAGGGGTCGGATCATGCTCGATGGGTCGGACGTGACCTCGCTGGACGGCAACGAGCTGCGTCGGCGCATCGGCTACGTCATCCAGCAGGTGGGACTCTTCCCGCACATGAGCGTCGCTACCAACGTGGCGCTGGTGCCCAGAATGCTCGGATGGGACCGCAAGCGGATCGAGACCCGCGTCGACGAGCTGCTGCACCTGGTCGGGCTCGACCCGGCGCTGTTCCGCAACCGGCTGCCTCGTCAGCTCTCCGGCGGACAACAACAGCGCGTCGGCGTCGCCCGCGCGCTTGCCGCCGACCCACCGGTGATGTTGATGGACGAGCCGTTCGGCGCTACCGACCCGCTGACCCGGGACCGACTGCAGAACGAGTTCCTTCGTCTGCAGGAGCAGCTGCGCAAGACGATCGTCTTCGTCACCCACGACTTCGACGAGGCGATCAAGATGGGTACCCGGATCGCCGTCCTCGGCGATAGGTCCAGGATCCGGCAGTTCGACACCCCGGAACGCCTGTTGACCAGCCCCGCCGACAGCACCGTCGCCCAGTTCATCGGTGCTGGGGCGACATTGAAGCAGCTCAACCTCCGCCGGGTCGACACCATCCGGTGGGACGACGTTCCGCTGGTACGGGTGGACGACTCACCCACACACGCGCTGCGCCGTATCGATGAGACGCAGGAGTCGGCAGCGCTCACCGTGGATGGCGAGAACCGGCCGTTGTGCTGGGTCGGTCCGCGCGACCTGGGCCCCCACCAGGACAGCCTGTCGGGCGCCGGGCAGCCCGTGACGACGGTGGAGCCGCGGGCGACACTGCGCGATGCGCTGGATGCCATGCTCGCGTCGAGCCACGGCGCCGCCGTGGTGGTGGACGACCAGGGCCGGTACGCCGGCGCGGTGACGATCGACGACCTGATGCTGGCGATCCACCGGATGCGGGAGTCGGCGCGGGACAGTGAGCGGCCGATTCCAGAGATCCCCCACCAAGGAGCGGCCGTGTCCCGGCCGGCGACGCCGGAGAAGCGATGA
- a CDS encoding ABC transporter permease — MSTGTESRSPQTVLAPPSRWHGLLRRHWVMPVILAVVLLGTYLWVSSADLDDIERRSLNAEYLLRMTTEHVTLTALTTLLVVAIAVGGGILLTRRAMRWLAPFATGLANIGQATPAIGLLVLLSIVLGIGFSTALIGLVAYSVLPVLRNTIVGIGQVDRHLIEAGRGIGMSPLAVLVRIELPLAVPVILAGVRTALVLAVGVATLATFIDAGGLGALIVTGIKLQRETVLVTGAILTAALALTLDWLGGVISDLLRPRGLD, encoded by the coding sequence ATGAGTACCGGCACGGAGTCCCGGAGCCCGCAGACCGTGCTCGCCCCGCCGTCCCGCTGGCACGGGCTGCTACGGCGGCACTGGGTGATGCCGGTGATTCTCGCTGTGGTGCTACTCGGCACGTATCTCTGGGTCAGCTCTGCCGACCTGGACGACATCGAACGGCGCTCGCTGAACGCCGAGTACCTGCTGCGGATGACCACCGAGCATGTGACGCTCACCGCCCTGACCACCCTCCTCGTCGTGGCGATCGCAGTGGGCGGCGGCATCCTGCTGACCCGCCGAGCCATGCGTTGGCTGGCGCCGTTCGCCACTGGCCTGGCCAACATCGGCCAGGCCACCCCCGCGATCGGACTGCTCGTGCTGCTGAGCATCGTGCTCGGCATCGGTTTCTCGACCGCGCTGATCGGCCTGGTCGCCTACTCGGTCCTACCGGTGCTCCGCAACACCATCGTCGGGATCGGTCAGGTGGACCGTCATCTGATCGAGGCGGGGCGGGGAATAGGCATGTCGCCACTCGCGGTCCTCGTGCGGATCGAGCTGCCGTTGGCCGTCCCCGTCATCCTCGCTGGCGTGCGGACCGCGCTCGTCCTCGCCGTCGGTGTTGCCACCCTCGCCACGTTCATCGACGCCGGAGGCCTCGGCGCTCTGATCGTGACCGGAATCAAGCTCCAGCGCGAGACCGTGCTCGTCACCGGGGCCATCCTGACCGCGGCGCTGGCCCTGACCCTGGACTGGTTGGGGGGAGTCATCTCCGACCTGCTGCGGCCGCGCGGGCTCGACTGA
- a CDS encoding glycine betaine ABC transporter substrate-binding protein: MRNRTAFIRLVAGSTLAALALSACSVTTEDSGADVSVGKGSIKEDAALKGQTIVVGSKDFTENIVFGHITLQALTAAGAKVEDRTNIKGSVNVRKALLSGDVDVYWEYTGTAWITYLNHTDPIQDSQEQYAAVVKEDKDKNGVVWGTIAPANNTYALAIREEKAEEWNLKTVSDLAAFAKSNPQDATFCLESEFTGRNDGWPGLTKAYGMDVPADNVRVVDTGVVYTETKKGESCNFGEVFTTDGRISNLNLRVLEDDKKFFPIYNPAPTLNGETAATYGSILTILEPVVAKLDDETLRELNEKVDVEGQPVSQVVSEWLKAEGFIA, encoded by the coding sequence ATGCGAAACCGTACTGCGTTCATTCGCCTGGTGGCCGGCTCCACGCTGGCCGCCCTCGCGCTCAGCGCCTGCTCGGTAACCACCGAGGACTCCGGCGCCGACGTATCCGTCGGCAAGGGGTCGATCAAGGAGGACGCCGCGCTGAAGGGACAGACCATTGTCGTCGGTTCCAAGGACTTCACCGAGAACATCGTCTTCGGGCACATCACCCTGCAGGCGCTGACGGCCGCAGGTGCGAAGGTCGAGGACCGGACCAACATCAAGGGATCGGTCAACGTCCGCAAGGCGCTGCTCAGCGGTGACGTCGACGTCTACTGGGAGTACACCGGAACGGCGTGGATCACCTACCTCAACCACACCGACCCGATCCAGGACTCGCAGGAGCAGTACGCGGCCGTGGTGAAGGAGGACAAAGACAAGAACGGCGTGGTCTGGGGGACGATCGCCCCGGCGAACAACACCTACGCCCTCGCGATACGCGAGGAGAAGGCCGAGGAGTGGAACCTCAAGACGGTCTCCGATCTGGCCGCGTTCGCCAAGAGCAACCCGCAGGATGCGACCTTCTGTCTGGAGAGCGAGTTCACCGGGCGCAACGACGGTTGGCCCGGGCTGACGAAGGCGTACGGGATGGACGTCCCCGCGGACAACGTCAGGGTGGTCGACACCGGGGTCGTCTACACCGAGACGAAGAAGGGTGAGTCCTGCAACTTCGGCGAGGTCTTCACGACCGACGGCCGGATCAGCAACCTGAACCTGCGGGTGCTGGAGGACGACAAGAAGTTCTTCCCGATCTACAACCCGGCGCCCACGCTGAACGGTGAAACCGCCGCCACCTATGGCAGCATCCTGACGATCCTCGAGCCGGTCGTGGCCAAGCTGGACGACGAGACGCTCCGCGAGCTCAACGAGAAGGTGGACGTCGAGGGCCAGCCGGTGTCGCAGGTTGTCTCCGAGTGGTTGAAGGCCGAAGGCTTCATCGCCTGA
- a CDS encoding MFS transporter, whose translation MSAVGRSGHEASRTAAESSVRRVSVVAVGILVVFMVVLNISLVALAIPTINRTFGASSTQQQWLVSGYFLTLGTALMPAGRFGDARGRRNIFVAGTLLFVVASGVAGLAPSMGWLIIARLFQGLAAGMVTPQVYGMIQVLFAPDERARPLGWHAAGVVSSRVVGPPLGGVLLTTGGPEHGWRWIFLVNIPIGVVAAVWGWRLIPTVRRAERPDLDPVGALLLIAGLVLLWLMQGELWGPFLRWLLLLPVGLGALVGFVVWEQRYVRQGQPLFDPRLLRLRSFALGTFVATFYFAGYNAIFYVLSKYLQEGLGHDGLEAGLALTPLALGVAVTSFFAATKTKWVGRPLVILGLVLGAIGLAALAIGDAFLPGPDSPHAAALPLLLSGLGGGLVVTGVGAGLVIAPNQTLTLSEVPSSEGGSAGGMLQTGQQFGGGLGVAVAGSALLASLGSTGNWLTAFRVSWSIIVGFLVVALVASLIDLYYQAYQVTRTLPPGCSP comes from the coding sequence GTGAGCGCCGTCGGGCGGTCCGGACACGAGGCATCCCGGACAGCGGCGGAGTCATCGGTCCGCCGGGTGTCGGTGGTGGCCGTCGGCATCCTCGTCGTCTTCATGGTGGTACTGAACATCTCGTTGGTCGCGCTCGCGATACCAACCATCAATAGGACGTTCGGGGCCAGCAGCACCCAACAGCAGTGGCTGGTCTCCGGGTACTTCCTGACGCTCGGAACGGCGCTGATGCCCGCCGGGAGGTTCGGGGATGCGCGTGGCAGACGTAACATCTTCGTGGCCGGCACCCTGTTGTTCGTGGTGGCTAGTGGGGTAGCCGGTCTCGCCCCGTCGATGGGGTGGCTGATCATCGCCCGACTGTTCCAAGGCCTGGCGGCCGGGATGGTCACACCGCAGGTGTACGGGATGATCCAGGTCCTCTTCGCCCCCGACGAACGTGCGCGTCCGCTCGGGTGGCATGCCGCCGGGGTCGTGTCCTCCAGGGTCGTCGGTCCACCGCTCGGCGGCGTGCTACTCACAACCGGTGGACCCGAGCACGGGTGGCGGTGGATCTTCCTGGTGAACATTCCGATCGGGGTCGTCGCCGCCGTCTGGGGATGGCGGTTGATTCCCACCGTCAGGCGGGCCGAGAGACCTGACCTGGATCCGGTGGGAGCCCTGCTGCTCATCGCCGGGCTGGTGCTGTTGTGGCTGATGCAGGGGGAACTGTGGGGGCCGTTCCTCCGGTGGCTGCTCCTCTTGCCGGTGGGGCTGGGAGCTCTGGTCGGTTTCGTCGTCTGGGAGCAGCGCTACGTCCGGCAGGGCCAGCCACTATTCGACCCGCGACTGCTTCGGCTCCGCTCGTTCGCGCTGGGAACGTTCGTCGCCACGTTCTACTTCGCCGGCTACAACGCGATCTTCTATGTGTTGTCGAAGTACCTGCAGGAGGGACTTGGACACGACGGGCTGGAGGCTGGTCTCGCCCTTACTCCGCTGGCCCTGGGAGTAGCCGTCACGTCGTTCTTCGCCGCCACCAAGACAAAGTGGGTCGGCCGACCGCTGGTGATCTTGGGGCTTGTCCTGGGGGCGATCGGGTTGGCCGCGCTGGCGATCGGCGACGCCTTCCTACCCGGACCCGACTCGCCGCATGCTGCCGCACTGCCACTGCTGCTGTCCGGGCTTGGGGGTGGTCTGGTTGTCACCGGAGTGGGCGCGGGCCTGGTCATCGCCCCGAATCAGACGCTGACGCTGTCCGAGGTGCCATCGAGCGAGGGTGGTAGTGCCGGCGGCATGCTTCAGACCGGACAGCAGTTCGGTGGCGGCCTCGGGGTCGCCGTAGCCGGTAGCGCCCTTCTTGCCAGCCTGGGAAGTACGGGCAACTGGCTGACCGCCTTTCGCGTGTCGTGGTCGATCATCGTCGGCTTCCTTGTCGTCGCGCTCGTCGCGTCCCTGATCGACCTGTACTACCAGGCGTACCAGGTGACCCGGACGCTGCCGCCCGGCTGCTCGCCCTGA
- a CDS encoding LuxR C-terminal-related transcriptional regulator yields MLDHPTWDVDELVTNLDMPETVVHDALAALADRALITPPTSRPATLRAVSPQIGLLALLDQAEQQMIAQQAKLQAARASVLARAASHDTHREREEIVRLEGVDAVRERLAEHARTASETIMTLTAGRAMPPEAIETGKTLTRIALSRGVMIRHIYQESTLRDVASRAYAELMTEQGEQSRVMPEAPVRMTLVDRQFALVPIEPRSGRGALEIRGNRLVSALCLLFDMLWERSTPFPRPPTADEHGLTDQAVAILRLLRQGRTDEAIGRQLRLSERTVRRTVRDLMQRLDAESRFQAGVEAALRRWI; encoded by the coding sequence ATGTTGGATCATCCGACGTGGGACGTCGACGAACTCGTCACGAACCTCGACATGCCGGAGACGGTCGTTCACGACGCCCTTGCCGCCCTGGCCGACCGGGCGCTCATCACACCGCCGACCAGCCGACCGGCCACCCTACGCGCGGTCAGCCCACAGATCGGTCTGCTCGCCCTGCTCGACCAGGCCGAGCAGCAGATGATCGCGCAGCAGGCGAAACTCCAGGCGGCACGCGCATCGGTCCTCGCCCGCGCCGCCAGCCACGACACCCACCGCGAGCGGGAGGAGATCGTCCGGCTGGAGGGGGTCGACGCGGTGCGGGAGCGCCTCGCCGAGCACGCCCGCACCGCCTCCGAAACCATCATGACGCTGACGGCCGGCCGAGCGATGCCGCCGGAGGCCATCGAAACCGGCAAGACGCTGACCCGGATCGCTCTCTCCCGAGGGGTGATGATCCGACACATCTATCAGGAGAGCACGCTGCGCGACGTCGCCTCCCGAGCGTACGCCGAGCTGATGACCGAGCAGGGTGAGCAGAGCCGGGTGATGCCGGAGGCGCCGGTGCGGATGACCCTCGTCGACCGGCAGTTCGCGCTTGTCCCGATCGAGCCGCGCTCCGGCCGTGGCGCGCTGGAGATCCGCGGCAACCGCCTGGTCTCGGCGCTGTGCCTGCTCTTCGACATGCTCTGGGAGAGAAGTACGCCGTTCCCACGGCCGCCCACCGCGGACGAGCACGGCCTGACCGACCAGGCCGTCGCCATCCTGCGGCTACTCCGCCAGGGGCGCACCGACGAGGCAATCGGCCGCCAGCTGCGGCTCTCCGAGCGCACCGTGCGCCGCACCGTCCGCGACCTGATGCAGCGCCTCGACGCGGAGAGCCGCTTCCAGGCCGGGGTGGAGGCGGCGCTGCGCCGCTGGATCTGA